Proteins from a single region of Leuconostoc gasicomitatum LMG 18811:
- a CDS encoding sigma factor, with protein sequence MRKDRLVAAVRAAQNGHELAYNVLIKHLRGAMYDVHRRKISSRITADDWYSDGLEILIKCVNKFDTIKPRAKFSTYFITALSNHATDLVRSYYTAKSDFEKTIISENSDDSGNLFNLGTDTYNPEQLCVLRDMLSNTEIAKTPEFKQTVRQLLGVDNENLEFTTRRFEQMQYRFKKAMHMAISKSS encoded by the coding sequence TTGAGGAAAGATAGATTGGTAGCAGCTGTTCGTGCTGCGCAAAACGGACATGAGTTGGCATATAATGTATTAATTAAACATTTACGTGGTGCAATGTACGATGTGCATCGTCGAAAAATTAGCAGTCGTATCACAGCAGATGATTGGTATTCAGATGGTCTAGAGATACTGATAAAATGTGTTAATAAGTTTGACACAATCAAGCCACGTGCTAAATTTTCAACTTACTTTATTACAGCGTTATCAAACCATGCAACAGATTTAGTGAGATCATATTATACAGCAAAATCAGATTTTGAAAAAACAATTATTTCGGAAAATAGTGATGATTCAGGAAATCTGTTTAATTTGGGAACAGATACATATAATCCAGAACAACTATGTGTATTACGTGATATGTTAAGTAATACAGAAATTGCTAAAACGCCTGAATTTAAACAAACAGTCCGACAACTTTTGGGTGTTGATAACGAAAATTTAGAATTTACCACACGTCGTTTTGAACAAATGCAATATCGCTTTAAAAAAGCCATGCACATGGCAATTTCTAAATCATCTTAA
- a CDS encoding DNA-directed RNA polymerase subunit beta, translating into MAGHLVKYGKHRTRRSYASIKEVLDVPNLIEIQTASYQWFLDDGIKEMFGDIMPIDDFQGTLSLEYVDYQLMEPKYNIDEAREHDANYSAPLHVTLRLTNHETGEIKSQDVFFGDFPLMTEQGTFIINGAERVIVSQLVRSPGIYYNQENDKNGRPRYGTTVIPNRGAWLEYETDAKGIANVRIDRTRKLLMTELVRALGFGSDSDILDIFSDQYDALNMTLEKDVHKDMSDSRVEEALKDVYERLRPGEPKTADSSRALLVARFFDPKRYDLASVGRYKINKKLSLKTRLLNHTLAETLADPDSGEIIAEKGTTVDKTVMSKLMPFLEREDFKTTTYTPSGDAVLEEPVVLQKIKIESPEDPEKTLVLIGNGHIDENDRTVRPADILAGMNYFLNLQEGIGNVDDIDHLGNRRIRSVGELLQNQFRIGLTRMERVVRERMSIQDANTVTPQQLINIRPVVAAVKEFFGSSQLSQFMDQTNPLGEMNHKRRLSALGPGGLTRDRAGVEVRDVHYTHYGRIDPIETPEGPNIGLINSLATYGRINKYGFIETPYRRVDWTTHMVTDKIDYLTADEEDNFIVAQANSPLNDDGSFVHDTVMARFGEENIETPIDRIDYMDVSPKQVVSVGTAAIPFLENDDSNRALMGANMQRQAVPLLDPHAPLVGTGIEYKAAHDSGVAMISRAAGMVEYVDGREIRIRREDGQLDHYELMKFRRSNGGKNYNQKPIIHEGEHVEADEVLADGPSMEQGELALGQNPLIAFMTWQGYNFEDAIVLNERLVREDVYTSIHIEEYDSEARDTKLGPEEMTREIPNTGEDQLKDLDADGIIRVGAEVHDGDILVGKVTPKGVTELSAEERLLHAIFGEKAREVRDTSLRVPHGGGGVVQNVRIYTPENGDELAPGVNMMVRVYIAQKRKIQVGDKMAGRHGNKGTVSVVVPEEDMPYMPDGTPIDILLSPMGVPSRMNIGQVLELHLGFAAKKLGIHVASPVFDGASDDEIEAALREAGLPQDGKSVVYDGRTGEAFDKRVGVGVMHYMKLAHMVDDKIHARSIGPYSLVTQQPLGGKAQFGGQRFGEMEVWALEAYGAAYTLQEILTYKSDDVAGRVKVYESIIKGEPIPRPGVPESFRVLVKELQALGLDMQVLDGDGDEVELRQMDEDDSILPVDALEKLVRSNPDLLNKEDDEVAAAFLKVTSQDTTQSNDEV; encoded by the coding sequence GTGGCAGGACATTTAGTAAAGTACGGTAAGCACCGTACCCGTCGTTCATATGCTAGCATCAAAGAAGTACTTGATGTGCCTAATTTGATTGAGATTCAAACGGCATCATATCAATGGTTCTTGGATGATGGTATTAAAGAAATGTTTGGCGACATCATGCCAATTGACGATTTCCAGGGAACATTATCTTTGGAATACGTCGATTATCAATTGATGGAACCAAAATATAATATTGATGAGGCGCGTGAACACGACGCCAACTATTCAGCACCATTACACGTAACTTTGCGTCTGACAAACCATGAGACTGGTGAAATTAAGTCACAAGACGTGTTCTTTGGTGATTTTCCATTGATGACGGAACAAGGAACGTTCATTATTAACGGTGCGGAACGTGTTATCGTTTCACAGTTAGTACGATCTCCTGGAATTTATTACAACCAAGAAAATGATAAAAATGGTCGACCACGTTACGGCACGACTGTTATCCCTAACCGTGGTGCATGGTTAGAATATGAGACAGATGCTAAAGGCATTGCTAACGTTCGCATTGATCGTACACGTAAGTTATTGATGACCGAATTAGTACGTGCGCTTGGATTTGGTTCGGATTCAGATATTCTTGATATTTTTTCTGATCAATACGATGCATTAAACATGACTTTGGAAAAAGATGTTCACAAAGATATGTCTGATTCACGTGTTGAGGAAGCCTTGAAAGATGTTTATGAGCGTTTGCGTCCAGGTGAACCAAAAACTGCTGATTCATCACGTGCTTTATTAGTTGCACGCTTCTTTGATCCAAAACGTTATGATTTAGCCTCGGTTGGTCGTTATAAGATCAACAAAAAATTGTCTTTGAAGACACGCTTATTGAATCACACATTAGCAGAAACATTAGCTGATCCAGATTCTGGTGAAATTATCGCTGAAAAAGGAACAACTGTTGATAAGACAGTTATGTCAAAGTTGATGCCATTTTTGGAACGTGAAGACTTTAAGACCACGACATATACTCCTTCTGGAGATGCCGTACTTGAAGAACCTGTTGTACTTCAAAAAATCAAAATCGAATCACCAGAAGATCCTGAAAAGACTTTGGTATTAATTGGTAATGGTCATATTGATGAGAATGATCGTACTGTGCGTCCTGCAGATATTTTAGCAGGAATGAACTACTTCTTGAATTTGCAAGAAGGTATCGGAAACGTTGATGATATCGATCACTTGGGAAATCGTCGTATCCGTTCAGTTGGTGAGCTATTACAAAATCAATTCCGTATTGGGTTGACACGTATGGAACGTGTTGTACGTGAGCGTATGTCAATTCAAGATGCCAACACAGTAACGCCACAGCAATTGATTAATATTCGACCTGTTGTTGCTGCTGTGAAGGAATTCTTTGGTTCATCACAATTGTCACAATTTATGGATCAAACAAACCCATTAGGAGAAATGAACCATAAGCGTCGTCTATCAGCTCTTGGGCCTGGTGGTTTGACACGTGATCGTGCTGGTGTAGAAGTTCGAGATGTACATTATACGCATTACGGTCGTATTGATCCAATCGAAACACCAGAAGGTCCTAACATTGGGTTAATTAACTCATTAGCCACCTATGGTCGTATTAACAAGTATGGCTTTATCGAAACACCATATCGTCGTGTCGACTGGACAACACATATGGTTACTGACAAAATTGACTATTTGACAGCTGATGAAGAAGATAACTTTATTGTGGCACAAGCAAACTCACCTTTGAATGATGACGGTAGCTTTGTTCATGATACAGTAATGGCCCGCTTTGGTGAAGAAAACATTGAAACACCAATTGATCGTATTGATTATATGGATGTGTCACCTAAACAAGTAGTCTCTGTTGGAACAGCTGCTATTCCTTTTTTGGAAAATGATGATTCTAACCGTGCTTTAATGGGTGCTAACATGCAACGTCAAGCAGTACCACTGCTTGATCCACATGCGCCTCTTGTTGGTACGGGTATTGAATACAAAGCTGCTCACGATTCAGGTGTTGCCATGATTTCACGTGCAGCTGGTATGGTTGAATATGTTGATGGCCGTGAAATTCGTATTCGTCGTGAAGATGGTCAATTGGATCATTATGAATTGATGAAATTCCGTCGTTCAAACGGTGGAAAAAACTATAACCAAAAACCTATTATTCATGAAGGTGAACATGTCGAAGCCGATGAAGTTTTGGCTGATGGTCCTTCAATGGAGCAAGGTGAATTAGCTTTGGGTCAAAACCCATTAATTGCATTCATGACTTGGCAAGGTTATAACTTCGAAGATGCGATTGTTTTGAATGAACGACTGGTTCGTGAAGATGTTTATACATCAATTCATATTGAAGAATATGATTCAGAAGCACGAGATACAAAACTTGGGCCTGAAGAAATGACGCGCGAAATTCCTAATACTGGTGAAGATCAGTTGAAGGATTTGGATGCTGATGGTATTATCCGCGTCGGAGCCGAAGTACATGATGGTGATATTTTGGTTGGTAAAGTCACACCTAAGGGTGTGACAGAATTATCAGCTGAGGAACGTTTGCTTCATGCTATATTTGGTGAAAAAGCACGAGAAGTTCGTGATACATCACTTCGTGTTCCTCACGGTGGTGGTGGTGTCGTTCAAAATGTGCGTATTTATACACCAGAAAATGGGGATGAATTAGCACCTGGCGTTAACATGATGGTGCGTGTTTACATTGCTCAAAAGCGTAAGATTCAAGTTGGTGATAAAATGGCTGGACGTCATGGTAACAAGGGAACTGTTTCCGTTGTTGTCCCTGAAGAAGATATGCCATATATGCCTGATGGTACGCCAATTGACATTCTGTTGTCACCCATGGGTGTGCCTTCACGTATGAATATTGGTCAAGTACTTGAGTTACACCTTGGTTTCGCTGCTAAGAAATTAGGAATTCATGTTGCATCGCCTGTCTTTGATGGGGCAAGTGATGATGAAATCGAAGCTGCCTTACGTGAAGCAGGTTTGCCACAAGATGGTAAGTCAGTTGTTTATGATGGCCGTACCGGTGAAGCCTTTGATAAACGTGTTGGTGTTGGTGTGATGCACTATATGAAGTTAGCCCACATGGTTGATGATAAAATTCACGCACGTTCAATAGGACCTTATTCACTTGTTACACAACAACCTTTGGGTGGTAAAGCACAATTTGGTGGACAACGTTTCGGTGAAATGGAAGTTTGGGCGCTTGAAGCTTACGGCGCTGCATATACTTTGCAAGAAATTTTGACATATAAGTCAGATGATGTTGCTGGTCGTGTGAAAGTCTATGAGTCAATTATTAAGGGTGAACCAATTCCTCGTCCAGGTGTGCCAGAGTCATTCCGTGTTCTTGTGAAAGAATTACAAGCACTTGGATTGGACATGCAGGTCTTGGATGGTGACGGGGACGAAGTTGAATTACGTCAAATGGACGAAGATGATTCAATTCTACCTGTTGATGCGCTTGAAAAGTTAGTGCGTTCAAATCCTGACTTATTGAACAAAGAAGACGATGAAGTAGCGGCAGCATTCTTGAAGGTAACATCGCAAGATACTACGCAATCAAACGACGAAGTTTAA
- a CDS encoding Mini-ribonuclease 3 yields MKNLQYEQMNGLSLAYIGDAIYELEVRQHLLSLGLTKVNDLQKHSKHYVSAKSHAALFACMMTDSLLTDDELIYFKRGRNAKSHTKAKNTDVVTYRISTGIEALFGFLHLSGQSERISELMTWVFEQVESGRTSK; encoded by the coding sequence ATGAAAAATTTACAATATGAACAAATGAATGGATTATCGTTAGCATATATCGGTGATGCAATTTACGAACTTGAAGTGCGCCAGCACTTGCTCTCGCTAGGTTTAACAAAAGTTAATGACTTGCAAAAACACAGTAAACATTATGTTTCAGCTAAATCACATGCAGCGTTGTTTGCATGCATGATGACAGATAGTCTATTAACAGATGACGAATTGATTTATTTCAAACGTGGCCGAAACGCAAAATCACACACAAAAGCGAAAAATACCGATGTGGTGACATATCGTATATCAACTGGTATTGAGGCATTATTTGGATTTTTGCATTTATCAGGGCAATCTGAGCGCATTAGTGAATTAATGACATGGGTTTTTGAACAAGTAGAATCAGGGAGAACGAGCAAATGA
- the rpoC gene encoding DNA-directed RNA polymerase subunit beta': MAIDVNKFESMQIGLASPDKIRSWSHGEVKKPETINYRTLKPEKDGLFDERIFGPTKDYECACGKYKRIRYKGIVCDRCGVEVTSSKVRRERMGHIELAAPVTHIWYFKGIPSRMGLVLDMSPRSLEEIIYFASYVVIEPGDAPVEKKQLMTEREYRELKREYGASFKAGMGAEAIKDLLASVDLAAEADQLKRELQEATGQKRVRAVRRLDIIEAFFQSNNKPEWMVMDVIPVIPPDLRPMVQLEGGRFATSDLNDLYRRVINRNNRLKRLLDLNAPGIIVQNEKRMLQEAVDALIDNGRRGRPVAGPGNRPLKSLSHMLKGKQGRFRQNLLGKRVDYSGRSVIDVGPFLKMNQMGLPRPMAIELFRPFIMKELTTRNLAGNVKSAKRKIDKADEDVMDVLEDVIKEHPVLLNRAPTLHRLGIQAFEPVLVSGKAMRLHPLVTEAYNADFDGDQMAIHVPLSDEAQAEARLLMLAAGHILAPKDGKPIVAPSQDMVIGNYYLTAEEVGREGEGMIFSSVEEAQIAFANKVVHYHTRIGIQTSSFPAAKPFTDEQRAKIMVTSVGKLIFNEILPVDFPYINEPSEENFKGIKDTFFIEAGEDIHDYLADTSTVSAFKKGFLSDVIAEVYKRYKVTETSLLLDRMKDLGYAKSTESGLTVSMNDVTELPEKPAILADAHQQVATVTKQFRRGLITDEERYQRVTEIWTKAKDVIQDKLIDLFEPTNPIFMMQDSGARGNISNFVQLAGMRGLMAGPGGKIIELPVTANFREGLTVMEMFISTHGARKGMSDTALKTANSGYLTRRLVDVAQDVIVREWNNNADRGVAVKAIMDGNSVVEPLYDRILGRYAMKSVFNPENGDRIVSRNEMIDEDVAKAIVAAGVEEVTIRSVFTSTTEHGVSVLDYGRNLATGEEVEVGEAVGTVAAQSIGEPGTQLTMRNFHTGGVAGGNDITQGLPRVQEIVEARIPKGRAEISEVTGTIVSIEENPAERTKAVTIEGETDTRTYTLPLAARMRFAEGDDIKRGAAINEGPVDPKELLAVTDTLTTESYMLTEIQKVYRLQGIEVSDKHIEVMIRQMLRKIRVMDPGETNLLPGMLMDIADFKRANEPALFEGLVPATARPVLLGITKAALETNSFLSAASFQETTRVLTDAAIRGKNDPLVGLKENVIIGKIIPAGTGMAEYRKIKSKVVGNVIAQPEADKETTPDIPKLDDVAKTFEA, from the coding sequence ATGGCAATTGATGTTAATAAGTTCGAAAGCATGCAAATTGGCTTGGCTTCTCCTGATAAGATCCGTTCATGGTCTCATGGTGAAGTAAAGAAGCCAGAAACAATTAATTATCGAACACTTAAGCCAGAGAAAGATGGCTTGTTTGACGAACGCATCTTCGGACCAACAAAAGATTATGAATGCGCCTGTGGTAAATATAAGCGAATCCGATATAAAGGAATTGTTTGTGATCGTTGTGGCGTTGAAGTTACATCATCAAAAGTTCGTCGTGAACGTATGGGTCACATCGAATTAGCTGCACCTGTTACACACATTTGGTACTTCAAGGGTATTCCATCACGTATGGGTCTTGTTTTAGACATGTCACCTCGCTCACTGGAAGAAATTATCTACTTTGCTTCATATGTTGTCATCGAACCTGGTGATGCACCTGTTGAAAAGAAGCAATTAATGACAGAACGTGAATACCGTGAATTGAAGCGAGAATATGGTGCTAGTTTTAAAGCTGGCATGGGTGCTGAAGCAATAAAAGATTTGTTGGCTAGTGTTGATTTAGCTGCTGAAGCAGATCAATTGAAGCGCGAATTGCAAGAAGCAACAGGCCAAAAGCGCGTACGTGCCGTACGACGTCTGGATATTATTGAGGCGTTTTTCCAGTCAAACAATAAGCCTGAGTGGATGGTCATGGATGTTATTCCAGTTATTCCGCCAGACTTACGTCCAATGGTTCAATTAGAAGGTGGCCGTTTTGCCACATCTGATTTGAATGATTTGTATCGTCGTGTGATTAACCGTAACAACCGTTTAAAGCGTTTGCTTGATTTGAATGCGCCAGGCATTATCGTGCAAAACGAAAAGCGTATGCTTCAAGAAGCTGTTGACGCATTGATTGATAATGGTCGTCGTGGCCGACCAGTAGCTGGACCAGGTAACCGACCATTAAAGTCACTTTCTCATATGTTGAAGGGAAAACAAGGTCGTTTCCGTCAGAACTTGTTAGGTAAACGTGTTGATTATTCTGGTCGTTCGGTTATTGATGTTGGGCCTTTCTTGAAGATGAACCAAATGGGCTTGCCACGTCCAATGGCAATTGAATTATTCCGTCCATTCATCATGAAAGAATTAACCACTCGCAATTTAGCTGGCAATGTGAAATCTGCTAAACGTAAAATTGACAAGGCAGATGAAGATGTCATGGATGTTTTGGAAGATGTCATTAAAGAGCATCCAGTTCTTTTGAACCGCGCACCAACATTACATCGTTTGGGAATCCAAGCTTTTGAACCAGTGCTGGTTTCAGGAAAAGCAATGCGTCTGCACCCATTGGTTACAGAAGCATATAATGCTGATTTTGATGGCGATCAAATGGCTATTCACGTACCTTTGTCTGATGAAGCACAAGCTGAAGCACGTTTGTTAATGCTTGCTGCTGGTCATATTTTGGCACCTAAGGACGGGAAACCAATTGTTGCACCTTCGCAAGATATGGTTATTGGAAACTACTACCTGACGGCTGAAGAAGTTGGCCGTGAAGGCGAAGGTATGATATTTTCATCTGTAGAAGAAGCGCAAATTGCTTTTGCAAATAAAGTTGTTCATTATCATACACGTATTGGTATTCAAACATCTTCTTTCCCTGCAGCAAAGCCTTTTACAGATGAACAACGTGCTAAAATCATGGTGACTTCAGTCGGTAAATTAATTTTTAATGAGATTTTACCTGTTGATTTTCCATACATCAATGAACCTTCTGAAGAAAACTTTAAGGGTATCAAAGATACATTCTTTATTGAAGCAGGTGAAGATATTCATGATTATTTGGCAGATACGTCAACTGTGAGTGCCTTTAAAAAGGGCTTCTTGTCAGATGTCATTGCTGAAGTTTATAAGCGTTATAAAGTAACAGAAACATCATTATTGTTGGATCGAATGAAGGATCTGGGATATGCAAAGTCAACAGAATCTGGTTTGACAGTGTCAATGAACGATGTGACTGAATTGCCTGAAAAGCCTGCTATTTTGGCTGATGCTCACCAGCAAGTTGCAACAGTTACAAAGCAATTCCGTCGTGGTTTGATCACAGATGAAGAACGTTACCAACGCGTGACTGAAATATGGACCAAAGCAAAAGATGTTATTCAAGATAAGTTAATCGATTTGTTTGAACCAACAAACCCTATTTTCATGATGCAAGATTCAGGAGCGCGTGGTAACATTTCGAACTTCGTGCAATTAGCTGGTATGCGTGGATTGATGGCTGGCCCTGGTGGTAAGATTATTGAATTGCCAGTTACTGCTAATTTCCGTGAAGGTTTGACAGTGATGGAAATGTTTATTTCTACTCACGGCGCGCGTAAAGGAATGTCTGATACGGCGTTGAAGACAGCTAACTCTGGTTATTTGACACGTCGACTTGTCGATGTTGCACAAGACGTTATTGTTCGTGAATGGAATAACAATGCTGATCGTGGTGTTGCTGTTAAGGCAATTATGGATGGTAACTCAGTTGTTGAACCACTGTATGATCGTATTTTGGGTCGTTATGCTATGAAATCTGTCTTTAATCCAGAAAATGGTGACAGAATTGTTTCACGTAACGAAATGATTGATGAAGATGTTGCAAAAGCTATCGTTGCTGCAGGTGTTGAAGAAGTAACAATTCGTTCGGTCTTTACCTCAACCACAGAACATGGTGTTTCAGTACTTGATTATGGTCGCAACTTAGCTACAGGTGAAGAAGTTGAAGTCGGAGAAGCAGTTGGTACTGTCGCAGCACAATCAATTGGTGAGCCGGGTACGCAATTGACAATGCGTAACTTCCATACGGGTGGTGTTGCCGGTGGTAACGATATTACACAAGGTTTGCCTCGTGTGCAAGAAATTGTTGAAGCACGTATCCCTAAGGGACGCGCTGAAATTTCGGAAGTTACTGGTACAATTGTTTCCATTGAAGAAAATCCAGCTGAACGTACAAAAGCTGTGACGATCGAAGGTGAAACAGATACACGTACGTATACTTTGCCATTAGCAGCGCGTATGCGCTTTGCTGAAGGTGATGATATTAAACGTGGTGCTGCAATTAATGAAGGACCAGTTGATCCTAAAGAATTGTTAGCAGTTACAGATACATTGACAACAGAGTCGTATATGCTGACGGAAATCCAAAAAGTTTATCGTTTGCAAGGTATTGAAGTTTCTGACAAACATATCGAAGTAATGATTCGTCAAATGTTACGTAAGATTCGTGTTATGGATCCAGGTGAAACAAATCTTTTGCCAGGTATGTTGATGGATATTGCTGATTTCAAACGTGCTAATGAACCAGCATTGTTCGAAGGTCTTGTTCCAGCAACTGCGCGTCCAGTGCTACTTGGTATCACGAAAGCTGCTTTGGAGACAAACTCATTCTTATCTGCAGCATCATTCCAAGAGACGACTCGTGTCTTGACAGATGCAGCTATTCGCGGTAAAAATGATCCGTTGGTTGGTTTGAAAGAAAACGTTATTATTGGTAAAATTATTCCTGCCGGAACTGGTATGGCTGAATATCGTAAAATTAAGAGCAAAGTGGTTGGTAATGTTATTGCACAACCTGAAGCCGATAAAGAAACAACACCAGATATTCCTAAATTAGATGATGTTGCTAAAACATTTGAAGCGTAA
- the eno gene encoding phosphopyruvate hydratase yields the protein MSLITDIIAREVLDSRGNPTLEAEVITELGGFGRGMVPSGASTGEHEAVELRDGDKSRFGGKGTTKAVANVNDAIAKALVGKFDVTDQRAIDQAMIELDGTENKGKLGANAILAVSIAAARAAADELGVPLFSYLGGVNSYVLPTPMMNVINGGAHSANKVDFQEFMIMPVGAPTVKEAIRYGSETFHALKKLLEADGKATSVGDEGGFAPDFADNEEPLKYLIRAIEAAGYKPGQDIAIAVDVASSELYDAETKTYKLRWSTGDEFTTPEFIKYLEDLADRYPIISIEDPIDENEWEDWATITAELGKKVQLVGDDFFVTNTQYLEKGINMGAANSILIKVNQIGTLTETFEAIEMAKEAGYTAIVSHRSGETEDTTISDLVVATNAGQIKTGSLSRTDRIAKYNQLIRIEELLDTTAKYKGIHSFYNLSAAARETIQNK from the coding sequence ATGTCTTTAATTACTGATATTATCGCACGCGAAGTCCTTGACTCACGTGGAAACCCTACACTTGAAGCTGAAGTTATCACAGAATTAGGCGGCTTTGGTCGTGGAATGGTACCTTCTGGTGCTTCAACTGGTGAACACGAAGCTGTTGAATTGCGTGATGGCGACAAGTCACGTTTTGGCGGTAAGGGTACAACAAAGGCTGTTGCCAATGTTAACGATGCTATCGCTAAAGCTTTGGTTGGTAAGTTTGATGTCACTGACCAACGTGCAATCGATCAAGCTATGATCGAGCTCGACGGTACAGAAAATAAGGGTAAGTTAGGCGCAAATGCTATTTTGGCTGTTTCAATTGCTGCAGCCCGTGCTGCTGCTGATGAATTAGGCGTACCATTGTTCTCATACTTGGGTGGTGTAAACTCATACGTATTACCAACACCTATGATGAATGTTATCAATGGTGGCGCTCATTCAGCTAACAAGGTTGATTTCCAAGAATTTATGATCATGCCCGTAGGTGCCCCTACGGTTAAGGAAGCAATTCGTTACGGTTCAGAAACTTTCCATGCTTTGAAGAAATTATTAGAAGCAGATGGTAAGGCAACTTCAGTTGGTGATGAAGGTGGATTTGCACCTGATTTCGCTGATAACGAAGAACCTTTAAAGTACTTGATTCGCGCAATTGAAGCTGCTGGTTATAAGCCAGGTCAAGATATTGCTATCGCTGTCGATGTTGCCTCATCAGAATTGTACGATGCAGAAACAAAGACATACAAGTTGCGTTGGTCAACTGGTGATGAATTCACAACACCAGAATTTATCAAGTATCTTGAAGACTTGGCAGATCGTTACCCAATCATTTCAATCGAAGATCCTATCGATGAAAACGAATGGGAAGACTGGGCTACAATTACTGCAGAATTAGGTAAAAAAGTGCAATTAGTTGGTGATGACTTCTTCGTTACTAACACACAATACCTTGAAAAGGGTATCAACATGGGCGCTGCTAATTCAATCTTGATCAAGGTTAACCAAATTGGTACTTTGACAGAAACTTTTGAAGCTATCGAAATGGCTAAAGAAGCTGGTTACACAGCTATTGTTTCTCATCGTTCAGGTGAAACAGAAGATACAACAATTTCTGACTTGGTTGTTGCTACAAACGCAGGTCAAATTAAGACTGGTTCATTGTCACGTACTGATCGTATTGCTAAGTACAACCAATTAATCCGTATTGAAGAATTGTTGGACACAACTGCTAAGTATAAGGGTATTCATTCATTCTATAACTTATCAGCTGCCGCTCGTGAAACTATTCAAAACAAGTAA
- the rlmB gene encoding 23S rRNA (guanosine(2251)-2'-O)-methyltransferase RlmB — protein sequence MKQEQIPDQTEFVYGHYASVEALKGTQEINKVWLQTGLQDKIRNEVTQLAKKKGLVIQQAPKSKLDELTDGGNHQGVVLSVAAFNYATIDDLFENAKKHEAEPFFLILDGIEDPHNLGSILRTADAAGVHGIIIPKRRAVQLTATVAKISTGAIEHVPVARVTNLVNTVSELKDRGIWVFGTDMAGEDYRRWDAKGATALIIGNEGKGISPLLKKKVDSMLTIPMTGHVQSLNASVAASLLMYQGFSSRNPL from the coding sequence ATGAAACAAGAACAAATACCAGATCAAACAGAGTTTGTATATGGCCATTATGCCAGTGTTGAAGCTTTAAAAGGGACACAAGAAATTAATAAAGTATGGCTTCAAACAGGTTTACAGGACAAAATACGTAATGAAGTAACCCAACTAGCTAAGAAAAAAGGATTAGTAATTCAACAAGCACCAAAATCAAAACTAGACGAATTAACGGATGGTGGGAATCATCAAGGTGTTGTTTTGAGTGTTGCAGCATTTAACTATGCAACCATTGATGATTTATTTGAAAATGCTAAAAAACACGAAGCAGAACCTTTTTTCTTGATTTTAGATGGTATTGAGGATCCACATAATTTGGGATCGATTTTAAGAACTGCTGATGCTGCTGGTGTACATGGTATTATCATTCCAAAGCGACGTGCAGTACAGTTAACCGCAACAGTGGCTAAAATTTCAACTGGTGCAATTGAGCATGTGCCAGTGGCTCGTGTCACAAACCTAGTTAATACAGTTAGTGAATTAAAAGATCGCGGTATTTGGGTGTTTGGGACCGACATGGCTGGTGAGGATTATCGACGTTGGGATGCGAAAGGGGCAACTGCTTTGATTATCGGAAATGAAGGTAAAGGTATTTCACCATTACTCAAGAAGAAGGTAGATAGCATGTTAACTATTCCAATGACTGGGCATGTTCAAAGTTTAAATGCCAGTGTGGCTGCAAGTTTGTTAATGTATCAAGGATTTAGCTCTCGTAATCCATTATAA